The following proteins are co-located in the Lacticaseibacillus paracasei subsp. paracasei genome:
- a CDS encoding NUMOD4 domain-containing protein, translated as MSEKEIWKDIKNYEGLYQISNLGRVRSLDRVDLQGRRLKGKVIASFPNRNGYLKVNLYWDRSIKQVFIHRLVAAAFLDNPDNLPEVNHIDEDKGNNLVENLEWCTALYNTNYGTRTERAAKANERPIYAVSGSGHRYFFESARKAAELLGLDRSAVSKCLRGKRKYHGGFSFELAV; from the coding sequence ATGAGCGAAAAGGAAATCTGGAAAGACATTAAGAACTATGAGGGGCTATATCAGATAAGCAACTTAGGCAGGGTGAGAAGCCTTGACCGCGTAGATTTGCAAGGACGCCGCTTAAAAGGGAAGGTGATCGCCAGCTTTCCAAATAGAAATGGGTACCTCAAGGTCAATTTATATTGGGACAGAAGCATAAAGCAAGTGTTCATTCATCGCTTGGTAGCCGCAGCATTTTTAGACAATCCCGACAACTTGCCAGAAGTCAATCACATAGACGAGGACAAAGGCAACAACTTAGTTGAAAATCTTGAGTGGTGTACAGCGTTATATAATACCAATTACGGTACTCGCACCGAACGCGCGGCAAAGGCAAACGAGCGTCCAATCTATGCGGTAAGTGGATCGGGACATCGCTATTTCTTTGAAAGTGCCAGAAAAGCCGCGGAACTTCTTGGACTAGACCGAAGCGCTGTATCTAAGTGTCTTCGTGGCAAGCGCAAATATCACGGAGGTTTTTCCTTCGAGTTGGCGGTGTAA